A genomic window from Longimicrobiales bacterium includes:
- the selD gene encoding selenide, water dikinase SelD, whose translation MTTTDSNGPRADVRLSQLSHGAGCACKLGSAELAQVLRNLVPYADPAVLIDASTTDDAAVYQIDENRALIATVDFFTSIVDDPYDFGRIAAANALSDVYAMGGRPRFALSLVGFPRDLLGRGILEEIVRGGGDIALEAGIAVIGGHSVDDAEPKFGMCVIGEADPAMITRNSGARAGDVLVLTKPIGTGVIATGIKRGLASEDAIRDAVACMTTLNRGAAEAMLRTGVSGATDITGFGLLIHLRNMLRASGVAARIDAAAVPLLPGTAELAAAGCISGGTRRNLEDVSPDVAWDDSLSELQRLLLCDAQTSGGLLIAVAAERAEQLITELTVELTPVAVVVGAVETGPPGAIRILA comes from the coding sequence ATGACAACAACCGATTCGAACGGGCCGCGCGCAGACGTGCGGCTGTCGCAGCTGTCTCATGGCGCGGGGTGCGCGTGCAAGCTCGGTTCAGCCGAGCTCGCGCAGGTGCTGCGCAATCTGGTGCCCTACGCCGACCCGGCCGTCCTCATCGATGCGAGCACGACCGACGATGCGGCCGTGTATCAGATCGACGAGAACCGCGCCCTTATCGCGACGGTGGACTTCTTCACGTCCATTGTGGACGACCCATACGATTTCGGACGGATCGCCGCCGCGAACGCATTGTCCGATGTATATGCGATGGGCGGACGGCCGCGTTTCGCGCTCAGCCTGGTCGGATTCCCGCGCGACCTGCTCGGCCGCGGCATCCTCGAGGAGATCGTGCGCGGCGGCGGCGACATCGCGCTCGAGGCGGGCATCGCCGTGATTGGCGGCCACTCCGTCGACGATGCGGAGCCCAAGTTCGGCATGTGCGTGATCGGCGAAGCGGATCCCGCCATGATCACGCGCAACAGCGGCGCACGTGCTGGCGACGTGCTCGTTCTGACCAAACCCATCGGCACCGGCGTGATTGCTACGGGGATCAAGCGCGGACTCGCTTCAGAAGATGCGATCCGTGACGCCGTCGCGTGCATGACGACGCTGAACCGGGGCGCGGCCGAGGCCATGCTGCGCACGGGTGTCTCAGGCGCGACCGACATCACGGGCTTCGGGCTGCTCATCCACCTGCGCAACATGCTGCGCGCCAGCGGCGTCGCTGCGCGCATCGATGCGGCGGCTGTACCGCTCCTGCCCGGCACTGCCGAGCTCGCCGCCGCGGGCTGCATCTCGGGCGGTACGCGACGCAATCTCGAGGACGTATCGCCCGACGTCGCGTGGGACGACTCACTTTCCGAGCTCCAGCGCCTGCTCCTGTGCGATGCGCAGACGTCCGGCGGCCTGCTCATTGCCGTCGCGGCCGAGCGCGCGGAACAGCTCATCACAGAGCTGACAGTCGAGCTCACACCCGTAGCCGTCGTGGTCGGGGCCGTGGAGACGGGACCGCCCGGGGCCATACGCATTCTGGCGTAG